The Drosophila nasuta strain 15112-1781.00 chromosome 2L, ASM2355853v1, whole genome shotgun sequence genome window below encodes:
- the LOC132794400 gene encoding partner of bursicon translates to MHLQELFLVVAVLLPQCLRALRYSQGTGDENCETLKSEIHLIKEEFDELGRMQRTCNADVIVNKCEGLCNSQVQPSVITPTGFLKECYCCRENFLKEKVFTLTHCYDADGTRLTSPEKATMDIRLREPTECKCFKCGDFTR, encoded by the exons ATGCATCTACAGGAACTGTTCTTGGTCGTAGCCGTGCTTTTGCCCCAATGCTTGAGGGCCCTTCGCTATAGTCAGGGCACTGGCGATGAGAACTGTGAGACCCTCAAGTCCGAGATACATCTGATCAAGGAGGAGTTCGATGAGCTGGGGCGCATGCAAAGAACCTGCAATGCCGATGTCATAGTCAACAAATGCGAAGGACTTTGCAATAGTCAAGTTCAGCCCTCGGTCATCACGCCAACGGGGTTTCTGAAA GAGTGCTACTGTTGCCGCGAAAACTTTCTCAAGGAAAAGGTGTTCACTCTGACCCATTGTTACGATGCGGACGGCACTCGTCTCACCTCCCCTGAGAAGGCTACCATGGACATTCGCTTAAGAGAGCCTACTGAGTGCAAGTGCTTCAAGTGTGGCGATTTTACACGCTAA